The DNA sequence TGGTCAGGTCGGCGTACAGTGGGTCGGATTTGCGGGGGCAAATCTGGTACTGGTCGCTAATGATGAAGTAGCGGAAGACACCGTGCAGCAGAACCTGATGGAAATGGTACTGGCGGAAGGGATTGCCGTACGTTTCTGGTCGCTGCAGAAAGTGATCGATAACATTCACCGCGCTGCTGACCGGCAGAAAATTTTGCTGGTATGCAGAACGCCGACTGATTTTCTCAAGCTGGTTGAAGGCGGCGTGCCCGTCACTCGCATCAACGTTGGAAACATGCATTACGCCGAAGGTAAAAAACAAATTGCCAAAACGGTTTCTGTCGACGCGAATGATATTAGCGCGTTTAACGGCCTGAAAGCGGCTGGAGTGGAATGCTTCGTTCAGGGCGTCCCAACGGAACCGGCTTTGGATCTCTTTAAACTACTTTGAGGGATTCACAATGGAAATTAGTCTGTTACAGGCTTTTGCATTAGGTATTCTCGCCTTTATTGCTGGCCTGGATATGTTCAACGGGTTAACGCATATGCACCGTCCGGTGGTGCTCGGGCCGCTGGTGGGTCTGATTCTGGGCGATCTGCATACCGGTATATTAACCGGCGGTACGCTGGAACTGGTGTGGATGGGTCTGGCGCCGCTGGCCGGCGCTCAACCGCCGAACGTCATTATCGGTACTATCGTCGGGACTACGTTCGCCATCACTACCGGCGTGAAGCCTGACGTCGCCGTCGGGGTCGCCGTACCGTTTGCCGTCGCCGTACAAATGGGCATTACCTTCCTGTTCTCGGTCATGTCCGGCGTGATGTCCCGCTGCGATCGTATGGCGGCAAATGCGGACACCGCGGGCATTGAACGGGTTAACTATCTGGCGCTGCTGGCGCTTGGGATTTTTTACTTCCTTTGCGCTTTCCTGCCGATTTACTTCGGAGCGGAGCACGCAAAAACCGCTATTGACGTTCTGCCTGAAAGGCTGATTGACGGCCTGGGCGTCGCGGGCGGCATCATGCCAGCGATTGGTTTTGCCGTACTGCTTAAAATCATGATGAAGAACGTCTACATCCCTTACTTTATCATTGGTTTCGTTGGCGCTGCCTGGCTCAAGCTGCCGGTGCTGGCTATCGCCGCCGCCGCGCTGGCTATGGCGCTTATCGATCTGCTGCGTAAATCTCCAGAACCCACTCAGCCAGCGGCACAGAAAGAGGAATTCGAAGATGGCATCTAATCAACATACTCTGCCGAACGTGGCTGAAAACGAAGAGACTCTGCTGACCGGAGTGAACGAAAACGTCTATGAAGATCAGAACATTGGCGCGGATCTCACCAAAAAGGACATTAACCGCGTAGCATGGCGTTCCATGCTGCTGCAGGCGTCTTTTAACTATGAACGTATGCAGGCATCCGGCTGGTTGTACGGTTTGCTGCCCGCACTGAAAAAGATCCATACCAATAAACGCGATTTGGCCCGTGCGATGAAAGGACATATGGGCTTCTTCAATACCCATCCTTTCCTGGTGACGTTTGTTATTGGCATCATTCTGGCAATGGAGCGTTCCAAGCAGGATGTCAACAGCATTCAGAGTACCAAAATCGCCGTTGGCGCGCCGCTCGGCGGGATTGGCGATGCGATGTTCTGGCTGACGCTGCTGCCGATTTGCGGCGGGATTGGAGCCAGCCTGGCTCTGCAAGGTTCTATCCTCGGCGCCGTGGTCTTTATTGTGCTGTTTAACGTCGTCCACCTCGGCCTGCGGTTTGGCCTGGCGCACTATGCTTACCGAATGGGCGTCGCGGCGATTCCGCTTATCAAAGCGAACACCAAGAAAGTAGGTCACGCAGCGTCTATCGTTGGGATGACGGTCATTGGGGCACTGGTGGCAACCTATGTTCGTCTGAATACCACCCTTGAAATCAAGGCCGGCGACGCGGTTGTAAAATTGCAGGCCGACGTTATTGATAAGCTGATGCCTGCCTTCTTGCCGCTGGTCTACACCCTGACCATGTACTGGCTGGTACGCCGCGGCTGGAGCCCGCTACGCCTTATCGGTATCACCGTGGTGCTCGGTATCGTCGGCAAATTCTGTCACTTCCTGTAAAACAAAAGAGGTCTGAGATGTTAGGTATTATTTTGACGGGACATGGCGGATTTGCCAGCGGAATGGAAAAAGCGATGAAGCAGATCCTCGGTGAACAGTCTCAGTTTATCGCTATCGATTTTCCTGAGACCTCTACCACCGCATTGCTTACCTCACAGCTTGAGCAGGCAGTTGAAGAACTGGACGGCGAGGAGGGCCTCGTCTTCCTGACCGACCTGCTCGGCGGTACGCCATTCCGCGTTGCCTCCACTCTGGCGATGCAAAAAACCGGACGTGAAGTGATTACCGGCACCAACCTGCAGCTACTGCTGGAAATGGTGCTGGATCGCGATGAGCTCAGCGGCGAAGCGTTTCGCATACAGGCTCTGGAATGCGGGCATCGTGGCCTGACTAGCCTGGTGGACGAACTGGGTCGCTGCCGTGAAGAGAGCGCTATCGAGGAAGGGATATGACACAAGTTCTGCGCGCCAGGCGTCTGCTCACGGAACAAGGCTGGCTGGACGATCATCAACTGCGGATTGAAGATGGCGTGATTACCGCCATAGAACCTGTTCCTGTAGGCACCGCACGGCGCGATGCAGAGTTGCTCGCTCCCGCTTACATCGATATTCACGTCCACGGCGGCGCAGGGGTTGATGTCATGGACGACGCGCCAGATGTACTCGATAGACTGGCGATGCATAAAGCACGCGAAGGCGTCAGCAGCTGGCTCCCGACCACCGTTACGGCTCCGCTGCAGATGATACACCGCGCGCTGGAACGTATAGCGCAACGCTGCCGTTCCGGCGGTCCCGGAGCGCAGGTGCTGGGGAGCTATCTGGAAGGCCCCTACTTTACGCCACAAAACAAAGGCGCTCATCCCGCGGAATTGTTTCGCGAACTGGAGCTCGCTGAACTGGATGAGCTAATAGCCGTTTCCCGCCAGACCCTGCGCGTAGTCGCGCTGGCACCGGAAAAGCCCGGCGCACTTCAGGCAATTAAACATCTTAAGCAACGAGGGCTACGGGTGATGCTGGGGCATAGCGCGGCAACCTGGGAGCAAACTCGCATGGCTTTTGACGCCGGTGCTGACGGACTGGTGCACTGCTATAACGGTATGACCGGTTTGCATCATCGGGAGCCGGGCATGGTCGGCGCAGGGTTAACCGATCCGCGAGCGTGGCTGGAACTTATCGCCGACGGACACCACGTTCATCCTGCCGCCATGAAGCTATGCTGCTGCTGCGCACAGGACCGGATAGTACTCATTACCGATGCGATGCAGGCAGCCGGCATGCCTGATGGGAGCTACACGCTATGTGGCGAAAAGGTAGAGATGCGCGGCGGCATTGTGCGGACCGCTTCCGGTAGCCTGGCGGGTAGTACGCTGTCGGTCGATGCGGCGGTGCGCAATATGGTTAAACTCACAGGGCTCGCTCCAGAGGATGCTATCCATATGGCTTCATGGCATCCGGCCCGCCTGCTGGGAATCGACAACCAGCTGGGTTCGCTTAAGGTGGGTAAACGCGCCAGCATTATCGCACTCGACGACGGGCTGTATTTACAACAGATTTGGATTCAGGGCCAGCTCCTCCCCCTATAGCCCTTTCATTGTACGTCATATTGGCCTTCGGTTAATCGTCGCAAGGCCTTTCTTTTCCTTTCGACAATAAAAACCCCAACATCGATTCAGCAAAATTTACTCTATAAATATCAATAATATATAAACAAAAACGCTTTCAACGATCACAAATTTCGTTTTATTTCATTTTGCATTGTTGAACTTTCGATTTCTTTCCTATAGATTTTAATTAATCGATCATATGAACAAGTGAAACGAAACGAAAGATAGCGACACTTTGCCAGCGTCTGATGTGGAATTCACAAGACTAAGGACTTACGTTATGTCAGAAACCTACGCCCCTGCAGCCACGACGACCGGAACCTGGACCGAAGAAGAGATCCGTCAGCAGCCCGCCTGCTGGATCCGCTCACTAAAAAATATCGACAGTATTCGGCCAACTATCGATGGCTTTCTCGCCCCGCTACTGCGCAAAGATAATCTGCGGATCATCCTGACCGGCGCAGGCACTTCAGCATTTATCGGCGATATCGTCGCTCCATGGCTTGCCAGCCACACCGGAAAAAACATTAGCGCAGTACCGACCACCGATCTGGTGACCAACCCGATGGATTATCTGAATCCGGCACATCCGCTACTGCTGGTCTCCTTCGCCCGTTCCGGCAACAGTCCGGAGAGCGTCGCCGCCGTTGAACTGGCAAACCAGTTCGTCCCTGAGTGCTATCACCTTTCTATTACCTGCAACGAAGCGGGGAGCCTGTATCAGAACGCGGTTGAGAGCGACAACGCCTTTGCGCTGCTGATGCCTGCAGAAACGCACGATCGCGGCTTTGCGATGACCAGCAGTATTACCACCATGATGGCCAGCTGCCTGGCGGTCTTCGTACCGGAAGTGATTAACAGCCAGACATTCCGCGACGTAGCCGATCGCTGCCACGCCATCTTGACTTCACTCGGCGATTTCAGCCACGGGGTATTTGGCAATGAACCCTGGAAACGAATCGTTTACCTCGGTAGCGGCGGATTACAGGGCGCGGCGCGTGAATCAGCCTTAAAGGTACTGGAACTGACGGCGGGCAAACTGGCGGCGTTCTACGATTCACCGACCGGCTTCCGCCACGGGCCAAAATCGCTGGTCGATAACGAAACGCTGGTCGTGGTGTATATCTCCAGCCATCCTTACACCCGCCAGTACGATCTCGACCTGCTGGCTGAACTGCGGCGCGACGGGCAGGCAATGCGGGTGGTCGCTATTGCCGCAGAAAGCGATGCGGTTATCGAAGCCGGTCCGCATATTCTGCTGCCGTCAGCGCGTCATTTCATCGATATGGAACTGGCCTTCTGCTTCCTGATGTACGCCCAGGTGTTCGCCCTTACGCAGTCGCTAGCGGTAGGAAATACGCCGGATACCCCATCCGCCAGCGGCACGGTCAACCGCGTGGTACAGGGTGTTGTTATTCATCCATGGCAGGCTTAAGAGGATCCGATCATGAGCATCATTTCCACCAAGTATCTTCTGCAGGATGCCCAGGCAAAAGGCTATGCGGTACCTGCTTTCAACATCCATAACGCCGAAACGATCCAGGCGATCCTGGAAGTGTGCAGCGAAATGCAATCCCCGGTGATCCTCGCCGGGACACCGGGAACCTTTAAACATATTGCGCTGGAAGAGATCTACGCGCTATGCAGCGCCTACTCCACCAGTTTCGGTATACCGCTGGCGCTGCATCTCGATCACCATGAATCACTGGATGATATCCGTCGCAAGGTAGATGCGGGCGTACGCAGCGCCATGATCGACGGCAGCCATTTTCCGTTTGAAGAGAATGTGAAGCTGGTGAAAGCCGTTGTCGATTTCTGTCATGCACGCGACTGTAGCGTTGAAGCTGAGCTGGGACGCCTGGGCGGAGTTGAAGATGACATGAGCGTTGATGCGGAAAGCGCGTTTTTAACCGACCCGCAGGAAGCCAGGCGCTTCGTCGAACTAACGGGTGTAGACAGCCTTGCCGTAGCTATCGGTACCGCCCATGGCCTTTATACCAAAAAGCCCAAAATTGATTTCCAGCGTCTGGCTGAAATTCGTGAAGTGGTTGATATTCCTCTGGTGCTGCATGGCGCCAGCGATGTACCCGATGAGTATGTCCGCCGCACCATCGAACTGGGCGTGTGCAAGGTCAATGTCGCCACCGAACTAAAAATCGCCTTTGCCGATGCGGTGAAAAAATGGTTTGCCGAAAATCCACAAGGTAACGATCCGCGCTATTACATGCGCGTCGGCATGGACGCGATGAAAGAGGTGATACGCAGTAAGATCGCCGTATGCGGTTCGGCGAACCGCCTGCTACAACCCGCCGAAGCCTGATTGTTACCAGCACACCCGAGACGCTGCCGTACCCAGGCGTTAGCCCTTCAGGGCTAACGCTGCTTACCTCTGAAAAAAACGAAAACAAGGACTTTTCTGATGAAAAAAACGCTCAATGTTTCGTTACTGGCCCTGTTTATTTCTAATAGCGCTTTCGCCGCCCAATATGCATTAAACAGCGAATACCTCGCCGTTTCATTTAATGATACGAACTCTGCGATGGTGCTTAAAGACGTAAAGTCGCAGAATCAGCTTGCGCCTGAGGAACTTTTCTTTCTCACTCTACCTGATGAAAAGGTTATCCACGCCGCGGATTTTAAAATAAAGCATGTAGACAAAAAAGATAATACCATCAGCATTGACTATACCCATCCTGATTTTAACGTCGTAGTAAAACTGAACCTGGTTAAAGATAAATACGCCAGCATTGATTATACGATTACCGCCCTCGGGAAAGAGCAAAATATCGCAAAAATAACGTTCTTCCCTACCAGAAAACAGTCGCAGGCGCCATTTGTAGACGGTGCAATAAATAGCTCCCCGATTATTGCCGATTCCTTTTTTATATTGCCGAATAAACCCGTAGTGAATACCTGGGCTTATGAAGCGACGACTAATCTTAACGTCGAACTAAAAACGCCTTTGCAGCCGGGTACTCCCGTCAGCTACACCACCTGGTTCGGCACCTTCCCGGAAACCAACCAGCTACGCCGCAGCGTTAACCAATTTATCGACGCAGTCCGCCCGCGCCCCTATAAACCATACCTGCACTACAACAGCTGGATGGATATCGGCTTCTTTACCACCTATACCGAATCTGACGTTTTAGCGCGCATGGATGAGTGGAATAAAGAATTCATTACCGGACGCGGCGTAGCGCTGGACGCCTTCCTGTTAGACGATGGCTGGGATGACCGGACCGGAAGATGGTTATTTGGCCCTGCGTTTAGCAATGGCTTTAGTAAAGTCAGGGAAAAAGCCGACAGTATGCACAGTTCCGTCGGCCTCTGGCTTTCGCCCTGGGGAGGATATAACAAACCGCGAGATATTCGCGTATCCCATGCGAAAGAATACGGCTTCGAAACCGTTGACGGTAAATTTGCTCTCTCCGGGCCAAATTATTTTAAAAACTTTAATGAGCAGATTATTAAGCTGATTAAAGAAGAGCATATCACGTCATTTAAACTGGATGGAATGGGGAATGCCAATTCACATATTAAAGGCAGCGAGTTCGCTTCCGATTTCGATGCTTCAATTGCCCTTCTTCATAATATGCGTAGCGCCAACCCGAACCAGTTTATTAATTTAACTACCGGGACCAACGCCAGCCCCTCATGGCTATTCTATGCCGACTCAATCTGGCGGCAGGGCGATGACATTAATCTCTACGGACCCGGCACGCCGGTACAACAATGGATGACTTACCGGGATGCTGAAACCTGGCGCTCTATCGTAAGAAAAGGTCCGCTATTCCCGCTTAACTCACTGATGTATCACGGCATTGTAAGTGCTGAAAACGCCTATTATGGACTGGAGAAAGTGCAAACGGATAGCGATTTTGCCGATCAGGTCTGGAGCTATTTCGCCACGGGCACGCAGCTACAGGAGCTCTACATCACACCTTCTATGCTCAACAAGGCGAAATGGGATACCCTGGCGCAGGCGGCAAAATGGTCTCGTGCTAACGCCGATATATTAGTCGATACCCACTGGGTGGGCGGCGATCCAACGGCGCTGGAAGTGTATGGTTGGGCATCCTGGAGTAAAGAAAAAGCCATACTTGGACTGCGCAATCCGTCGGACAAACCGCAGCAATACTATCTCGACCTGACAAAAGCCTTTGAGCTTCCGCATGGAGAAGCCTCACACTTCACGTTAAAAAGCATTTACGGGAATAATTCGACATTCCCGGACAATTATCAGGGTGCGGTTATCGTCACGCTCCAACCGTTACAGATGCTGGTCTTCGAAGCAACCCCCGCTAAATAAGCTATCAGCCCGGGGCACTCCCCGGGCGTTCTGCTTACCCCTGCTGCTCCAGGGCGTACTTATAGAGCGCGTTTTTCTTCACGCCGTGAATTTCTGCGGCCAGGGCAGCAGCTTTCTTCAACGGCAATTCAGCCTGCAGCAGCGCCAGCGTGCGCAGCGCCACCGCTGGCAGCGCTTCTTCCTGCGCTTTAAAGCCCTCGACGATCAGGACCATCTCGCCTTTACGACGATTTTCGTCCTCTTTCACCCATGCCAGCAGCTCGCCGATTGGCGCGCCGTGAATCGATTCCCAGGTTTTGGTTAGCTCACGCGCCAGCACCACATAACGGGACTCACCGAGCACGGTGCAAATATCCTCCAGGCTTTCCAGTAAACGGTGGGTGGATTCATAAAAAATAATCGTGCGCGGCTCTTCTTCCAGCGCCTTCAGCGTGTCGCGGCGGCCTTTTGATTTGGCTGGTAAAAAACCTTCATAGCAAAAACGATCCGAAGGCAGTCCGGCCGCGCTCAGCGCCGCAATCGCCGCACAGGGGCCCGGCAGCGGCACCACGCGGATATTAGCCTCGCGGCAGATGCGCACCAGATGATAACCGGGATCGTTAATCAGCGGCGTTCCGGCATCGGAAACCAGCGCAATGTTTTGCCCCTCTTTTAGCTTCGCTACCAGCGTTTCCGCCTTTTGCTGTTCATTATGGTCATGAAGTGCAAATAAACGGGCGTTAATTGCAAAATGCTGCAGCAGCAAACCGGTATGACGCGTGTCCTCCGCTGCAACTAAATCAACGGCTTGCAACACTTCCAGCGCGCGTTGCGTGATATCAGACAGATTTCCTATCGGAGTGGGCACAATATAGAGCTGTCCCTGAGAATTATCCGCTGATTCGTGTTGTTTCATTGTTTCGTCCGTATTGCCGATTTAATATTGAGCATTGAGCCAAAAAAATATCACTGGACACATATGGTACCTTCAACATTTCTTCGTTCTAAACCCGTGCGTTGTCTGCCCGTACTGCTGGCCGCTCTGATTTTTGCCGGCTGCGGCACCCATACCCCGGACCAGAGCACGGCGCATTTGCAGGGTACGGCACAGGCAAACTCCAGTTACTATCTGGAACAGATGCAGCAAAGCTCGAATGATAGCAAGACCAACTGGCAATTACTCGCCATTCGTGCACTGCTAACAGAAGGTAAGAAACCGCAGGCCATTGACCTGTTTAACAAGCTGCCATCGAACCTCAAAGGCGCGCAGAGCCGAGAGCAGTCGCTGCTGGCGGTAGAAGTGAAGCTGGCGCAGAACGATTTCCAGGGCGCGCAGACGCTGCTGAGCAAACTCGACCCGGCAAGCTTTGAGCAGAATCAACTGCCCCGCTACTGGCAGGCGCAAATTGACGCCAGCCAGGGTCAACCCTCGCTGAACCTGCTGCGGGCCCTGATTGCCCAGCAGCCGCTGCTGAGCCTGCCCGCGCAAAAACAGAAAAACATCGACGCAACCTGGAAAGCGCTCACCGCCATGACCAGAGAGCAGGCCAACGCGCTGGTGATTAACGCCGATGAAAACGTGCTGCAAGGCTGGCTGGATCTGCAGCGCATGTGGTTAGATAACCGCACCGATCCGACGCTGCTCAAGGCCGGCGTGAAAGACTGGCAGACCCGCTATCCGCAAAACCCGGGGGCGAAAATGCTGCCGACGGCGCTGGTGAATATGCAGAATTACCAGGCCGCATCGACCAATAAAATCGCTCTGCTACTGCCTTTGAACGGCCAGGCGGCGATATTTGGCCGCACAATTAAGCAGGGCTTTGAAGCGGCGAAAAACGGCGCGCCTGCTGTTGCAGGAAGCGCGATCCCCGTGCAGGTCGCCCAGGCAGCGAACGTTGCTGATAGCACGGTGGTAAGCCCGTCGCAGGCGGAAGTCACCGATCTCACTACCGGCAATAACGCTCAGCAGCCGGTACAGGCTCCGGCTGCTGACCAGGCGCAAACAACGGCTCCGGTCACCGCTCCTGCGGCAGTACAAGCCCCGGCATCGGAAACCACAAATAGCCCTGAAACCACCAGCCAGCCAGCAGCTGCTGCTGCTCAGGCGGTCGCCGCGACCCCAGCCAATCCTTCCGCAGAGCTGAAAATCTACGACACCACCGCTCAGCCCATAAGCCAGCTGCTGGCCCAGGTACAGCAGGACGGCGCGACTATCGTCGTCGGCCCTCTGTTAAAAGATAACGTTGAAGAGGTCATCAAGAGCAACACCTCGCTCAACGTGCTGGCGCTTAATCAACCGGAGAGAGTCGAAAGCCGAATCAATATCTGCTATTTCGCCCTCTCTCCTGAAGACGAAGCACGCGACGCCGCACGCCATATTCACGATCAGGGCAAGCAGACTCCTCTGCTGCTGATACCGCGCGGCGCGCTGGGCGATCGCGTGGTGAATGCCTTCGCCAACGAGTGGCTTAAGCTGGGCGGCGGTACGGTACTGCAACAGCGCCTGGGCTCTACCGCCGAGCTGCGCGGCAGCGTTAACAGCGGGATCTCCCTGAGCGGTACTCCAGTCTCTACCCTGCCATCATCGCAGGACAGCGCCCTGGGTAGCCCGAGCGATATGCCGGTAAGCAGCACCGGTGGTGTCGATGCCGCATATATTCTGGCTACGCCGGAACAAATCGCGTATATCAAACCAATGATCGCCCTGCGTAACGGCAGCCAGAGCGGCGTGACGCTGTATGCCAGCTCCCGTAGCGCCCAGGGCGCATCCAGCCCGGATTTCCGTCTGGAGATGGAAGGTCTGCAATACAGCGAGATCCCGATGCTGGCCGGAAGTAATCCGGCGCTGCAGCAGCAGGCGCTCGCCGCGGTTCGCAACGATTACTCGCTGGCCCGTCTGTACGCGATGGGCGCCGACGCCTGGTCGCTGGCCAACCATTTCTCGCAGATCCGCCAGGTTCCCGGCTTTGAGCTGAACGGCAACACCGGCGATCTCACGGCTACCCAGGAGTGCGTTATCAACAGGAAACTGTCATGGCTCAAATACCAGGGTGGGCAAATCGTCGCAGCCAACTAAATAAGCAGACCGGCGACGCCTGGGAAATCCGGGCTCGCCTTTGGCTTGAGAGCCAGGGCCTGCGTTTTATCGCCGCCAACGTCCATGAGCGTGGCGGCGAAATTGACCTCATCATGCGCGACGGTAGCATCACCGTCTTTGTGGAAGTGCGCTATCGTCGCAGCGCAAACTACGGCGATGCCGCCTCCAGCGTCACGCCGCAAAAGCAACAAAAACTGCTCAAAGCCGCGCGTCTGTGGCTTTCCCGAAAGAATGGGAGTTTTGAGACTGTGGATTGCCGTTTCGATGTGGTAGCCTTCACCGGAAACGACATCCAATGGCTAAAAAACGCCTTTGGCGAATAATGTATACCCAAATAATTCGAGTTGCAGGGCAAGGCACTTATGCTTTGAATAGCGCTGGTCCCATCATGAATGAGCCGAGTAACAAAGCCAAAGCACAAGCAACTTGAAGTATGACGGGTATAAATGAATTAAGGGATCCTGTGCTCGATAGAATCAAAGCCTGCTTTACTGAAAGCATTCAAACTCAAATTGCAGCAGCGGAAGCACTCCCGGACGCCATCTCCCGTGCGGCTATGACGCTCGTCCAGTCGCTGCTGAACGGCAACAAAATCCTCTGTTGTGGTAATGGCACTTCCGCCGCCAACGCACAGCATTTTGCTGCCAGCATGATTAATCGTTTTGAAACAGAGCGCCCCGGTTTACCCGCCATTGCACTAAATACCGATAATGTGGTCTTAACCGCAATTGCCAACGATCGCCTGCATGACGAGATTTATGCTAAACAGGTACGTGCGTTGGGACACGCTGGCGATGTGCTGCTGGCGATTTCTACGCGCGGCAATAGCCGTGATATCGTGAAAGCCGTCGAAGCGGCGGTCACCCGCGATATGACTATCGTGGCGTTAACCGGCTATGACGGCGGTGAACTGGCTGGCCTTTTAGGGCAGCAGGACGTCGAAATCCGTATTCCTTCGCATCGCAGCGCGCGAATTCAGGA is a window from the Klebsiella oxytoca genome containing:
- a CDS encoding YraN family protein, whose protein sequence is MAQIPGWANRRSQLNKQTGDAWEIRARLWLESQGLRFIAANVHERGGEIDLIMRDGSITVFVEVRYRRSANYGDAASSVTPQKQQKLLKAARLWLSRKNGSFETVDCRFDVVAFTGNDIQWLKNAFGE
- a CDS encoding penicillin-binding protein activator, with translation MVPSTFLRSKPVRCLPVLLAALIFAGCGTHTPDQSTAHLQGTAQANSSYYLEQMQQSSNDSKTNWQLLAIRALLTEGKKPQAIDLFNKLPSNLKGAQSREQSLLAVEVKLAQNDFQGAQTLLSKLDPASFEQNQLPRYWQAQIDASQGQPSLNLLRALIAQQPLLSLPAQKQKNIDATWKALTAMTREQANALVINADENVLQGWLDLQRMWLDNRTDPTLLKAGVKDWQTRYPQNPGAKMLPTALVNMQNYQAASTNKIALLLPLNGQAAIFGRTIKQGFEAAKNGAPAVAGSAIPVQVAQAANVADSTVVSPSQAEVTDLTTGNNAQQPVQAPAADQAQTTAPVTAPAAVQAPASETTNSPETTSQPAAAAAQAVAATPANPSAELKIYDTTAQPISQLLAQVQQDGATIVVGPLLKDNVEEVIKSNTSLNVLALNQPERVESRINICYFALSPEDEARDAARHIHDQGKQTPLLLIPRGALGDRVVNAFANEWLKLGGGTVLQQRLGSTAELRGSVNSGISLSGTPVSTLPSSQDSALGSPSDMPVSSTGGVDAAYILATPEQIAYIKPMIALRNGSQSGVTLYASSRSAQGASSPDFRLEMEGLQYSEIPMLAGSNPALQQQALAAVRNDYSLARLYAMGADAWSLANHFSQIRQVPGFELNGNTGDLTATQECVINRKLSWLKYQGGQIVAAN
- the diaA gene encoding DnaA initiator-associating protein DiaA; the encoded protein is MLDRIKACFTESIQTQIAAAEALPDAISRAAMTLVQSLLNGNKILCCGNGTSAANAQHFAASMINRFETERPGLPAIALNTDNVVLTAIANDRLHDEIYAKQVRALGHAGDVLLAISTRGNSRDIVKAVEAAVTRDMTIVALTGYDGGELAGLLGQQDVEIRIPSHRSARIQEMHMLTVNCLCDLIDNTLFPHQDD